The Fortiea contorta PCC 7126 genome has a segment encoding these proteins:
- a CDS encoding 5-formyltetrahydrofolate cyclo-ligase, translating into MQEISVTLNKTELRRNLLKTRQTMSVGQWREKSDRICAQIQTSTLFTDAKTILAYFSFRQEPDLTLLFTDSKYRWGFPRCVGQSLVWHLWTPNNPLTIGNYGITEPKPDAPIIDPATVDLMIVPCVACDYQKYRLGYGGGYYDRLLSLPQWNTKPTIGVVFDFAHIPQLPTQPWDQPLQAVCTENGRWGDDKS; encoded by the coding sequence GTGCAAGAAATTTCAGTTACCCTGAACAAAACAGAACTACGCCGGAATTTACTGAAAACGCGACAAACAATGTCCGTCGGACAATGGAGAGAAAAAAGCGATCGCATTTGCGCCCAGATTCAAACCTCAACCTTGTTCACCGACGCAAAAACCATACTTGCTTATTTCAGCTTTCGCCAAGAACCCGATTTAACTTTGTTATTCACAGACAGCAAATATCGTTGGGGATTTCCTCGCTGCGTTGGTCAATCCTTAGTTTGGCACTTGTGGACACCCAATAATCCCCTAACAATCGGCAATTATGGCATCACCGAACCCAAGCCCGACGCCCCAATTATCGATCCAGCCACAGTAGATTTGATGATCGTTCCCTGCGTCGCCTGCGACTATCAAAAATATCGCTTGGGTTATGGCGGCGGTTATTACGATCGCCTACTCAGTTTACCTCAATGGAACACCAAACCCACCATAGGCGTCGTCTTCGACTTTGCCCACATACCCCAATTACCCACACAACCTTGGGATCAACCATTGCAAGCCGTTTGTACAGAAAATGGTAGATGGGGAGACGACAAATCATAA
- a CDS encoding IS110 family transposase: MIKVLGLDVSKSSVLTCLLTDKPTQPRQFYYDCKFLKLEANAAGIRALLELQPDVALMEPTGNNYSKLWGTHLARAGVEVRLVGHKELRSYRANHLALPDKDDDADALALACYYFDYHQEPRRFVQIRDEVIVKIRELVLRLAHLNRVQSPIINRLRQDLAWQFPEVALVRSRRGALGKVPLLWGWLPAWSRPAINIKLKLLVGVTYAVKLCGCGFLLGLNPSDRALLIT, from the coding sequence ATGATTAAAGTTTTAGGACTTGATGTGAGCAAGTCCTCAGTTTTGACTTGCTTGTTGACAGACAAGCCGACTCAACCACGTCAATTTTACTACGATTGCAAATTCCTAAAATTGGAAGCGAACGCTGCAGGAATTCGTGCGCTGCTAGAACTCCAGCCAGATGTAGCACTCATGGAGCCAACAGGGAATAATTACAGCAAACTCTGGGGTACTCATTTGGCCCGCGCTGGGGTTGAGGTGCGACTGGTTGGTCACAAGGAGTTGAGAAGTTACCGGGCTAATCACCTCGCGTTGCCAGATAAAGACGATGATGCTGACGCTTTGGCGCTCGCGTGTTACTACTTCGATTACCACCAGGAGCCGCGCCGATTTGTGCAGATTCGGGATGAAGTAATCGTAAAAATCCGAGAACTGGTGCTCAGGCTTGCTCACCTTAACCGGGTACAATCCCCCATCATCAACCGTTTACGACAAGATTTAGCGTGGCAGTTTCCAGAGGTGGCGCTAGTGCGATCACGTCGCGGTGCATTAGGTAAAGTGCCTTTACTTTGGGGCTGGCTCCCAGCTTGGAGTCGTCCGGCGATAAACATAAAACTAAAATTATTGGTGGGAGTGACTTATGCCGTAAAGCTATGTGGTTGTGGGTTTTTACTCGGATTGAACCCAAGCGATCGCGCCTTGCTAATCACATAG
- a CDS encoding carbohydrate ABC transporter permease, giving the protein MTNNQRLKTIIIYGLLGAIALLTLFPLLWLISTALKSPTENIFQSPPQLLPSQPTLDNFSGVWQSLPFGQYLYNSTFVAVLTVGLNLLFCSLAAYPLARLSFPGRDWIFIAIVSTIMIPFQIVMIPLYILTVQMGLRNTYLGIIFPSLASAFGIFLLRQAFMGVPKEIEEAARMDGSSELGLWWDIMIPAIRPALVTLAIFVFIGSWSDFLWPLIVIQDETLYTLPLGVAKLAGTFSLDWRLVAAGSVISIAPALLLFIFLQRYIVPTETSSGVKG; this is encoded by the coding sequence ATGACAAACAACCAACGCCTTAAAACAATCATCATTTATGGATTATTAGGAGCGATCGCCCTACTCACCCTATTTCCTCTGCTGTGGTTAATCAGTACAGCTTTGAAATCTCCCACAGAAAATATTTTCCAATCACCGCCCCAGTTGCTACCCAGTCAACCAACACTAGATAATTTCTCTGGAGTATGGCAGTCTTTACCTTTTGGACAGTACCTCTATAACAGCACATTTGTCGCCGTGTTAACCGTCGGCTTGAATCTACTCTTTTGCTCCTTAGCCGCTTACCCATTAGCGAGACTATCATTTCCGGGTCGAGACTGGATTTTTATAGCGATCGTCTCCACGATTATGATTCCCTTTCAGATTGTGATGATTCCCCTGTACATTTTGACAGTCCAGATGGGATTGAGAAACACTTATTTAGGAATCATTTTTCCCAGTTTAGCTTCCGCTTTTGGGATTTTTTTATTGCGTCAAGCTTTCATGGGCGTTCCCAAAGAAATCGAGGAAGCAGCTCGCATGGATGGTAGTTCAGAGTTGGGTTTATGGTGGGATATCATGATACCAGCCATTCGCCCCGCCCTTGTCACCTTGGCAATTTTCGTCTTTATCGGTTCCTGGAGTGATTTTCTCTGGCCTTTAATTGTGATTCAAGATGAAACTTTATACACCCTCCCTCTAGGAGTAGCAAAACTTGCAGGTACTTTTTCCCTCGACTGGCGCTTAGTAGCCGCAGGTTCAGTCATTTCCATCGCCCCAGCGTTGTTATTGTTTATATTTTTGCAACGCTACATAGTGCCAACAGAAACAAGTAGTGGTGTCAAGGGGTAA
- a CDS encoding PRC-barrel domain-containing protein: protein MTSEQIIRRSDILNTQVITRDNGKRLGIVSQVWVDIDQREVVALGLRDSLISISGIPRNMYLNSINQIGDVILVDNEDVIEDIEVETLSNLINWEVITETGEVLGKVRGFKFNGETGKLHSIVIASFGLPQIPEQVLSTYEFSVDEIVSTGPSRLIVFEGAEERINQLTVGVLERLGIGKAPWDRDAEEEYGYAPPRQVAPANQLPSGVPLQPPKAKIRTPEPVAREEWDEDYVEEERPQRQVMQARQYESIQYEEEDEDDNWSEATDKDRYQQPPKFEAQPFKKQYAEEYDNYDDVEGDAWDDAPQPVNIPKKVKEKQPEYEEEGGY from the coding sequence ATGACCTCTGAACAGATAATTAGACGTTCCGACATATTGAACACCCAGGTAATTACCCGTGATAACGGCAAACGGTTAGGCATCGTCAGTCAAGTCTGGGTAGATATCGATCAACGAGAGGTTGTGGCTCTTGGCTTACGAGACAGCCTGATCTCTATCTCTGGCATCCCCCGGAATATGTATCTTAACAGTATCAACCAAATTGGTGACGTAATTTTGGTTGATAACGAAGACGTAATCGAAGATATCGAAGTTGAGACCCTCAGCAACCTGATCAACTGGGAAGTAATTACCGAAACTGGCGAAGTCTTGGGCAAAGTGCGGGGCTTCAAATTTAACGGAGAAACTGGTAAACTCCACTCAATAGTGATCGCTTCCTTCGGCTTACCCCAAATTCCCGAACAAGTGTTGAGTACCTACGAATTTTCTGTAGATGAAATTGTCAGCACTGGCCCTAGTCGATTGATTGTCTTTGAAGGTGCGGAAGAACGAATCAACCAATTGACAGTTGGTGTTCTAGAACGCCTGGGAATTGGTAAAGCCCCGTGGGATCGAGACGCAGAAGAAGAATACGGCTACGCGCCTCCACGCCAAGTAGCCCCCGCAAATCAACTTCCTAGCGGAGTTCCCCTCCAACCACCTAAAGCGAAAATCCGCACTCCCGAACCTGTAGCGAGGGAAGAATGGGACGAAGATTATGTGGAAGAAGAAAGACCACAGCGTCAGGTGATGCAAGCTAGACAATATGAATCAATTCAATACGAAGAAGAAGACGAAGACGATAACTGGAGTGAAGCCACAGACAAAGACAGGTATCAGCAACCGCCCAAATTTGAAGCCCAACCCTTCAAAAAACAATACGCCGAAGAATACGACAACTACGACGATGTTGAAGGCGATGCTTGGGATGACGCACCACAACCTGTGAACATTCCCAAAAAAGTCAAAGAGAAACAGCCAGAATACGAAGAAGAAGGCGGATATTAA
- the smc gene encoding chromosome segregation protein SMC, producing the protein MVHIKRVELTNFKSFGGTTQVPLLPGCTVISGPNGSGKSNILDALLFCLGLASSKGMRAERLPDLVNNTQTAKGRSTVEASVTVTFDIGDVSVPDAQSLLEWSVTRRLRVTHQGTYTSNYYINGESCTLTELHEQLEELRIYPEGYNVVLQGDVTSIISMNARERREIIDELAGVAAFDRKINQAKGTLDEVKEREDSCRIIETELTVQRDRLAQDKAKAEKYQKLRTEFLAKQSWEAVLSWRSLQAQQEKLVNQIQGGDRSFADFTTELRTLNGDIEQKTLILAQLNAHVKALGEEELLALQSTLATQEAERKQLLRQQTELETANQEAGKRVLQSQQEVQQQQNALTEIAQTQVEQTPHIASLQQQRDEARQALASSREAAAAIASASEAWVQQQTTLNRQIESLLQTLEPQRTEQAQLNERHDQLQEQIQEQSQLILSLEPQLLEKQAECSRLETEFNTASEPIANLAQSLAATEQELQIQQETQKRLLQEQREKQRQLDKLEAQAQAQQEVQGTQASKVILQSGMPGLCGLVVQLGKVEPSYQLALEIAAGGRLGHIVVEDDSVAAAGIELLKQKRAGRATFLPLNKVHAPKFVQDATLRYASGFINYAVNLVECDRRYQDVFSYVFGNTVVFASLEHARKNLGLYRIVTLNGELLETSGAMTGGSNTQRSALRFGNVEATESEEVANLRSRLVDIERVLERCNEAIASLSLSSKQLTQQVTEARQGRREQQLQLEQLQKEIKTLTSQLAASRSHLAQNQEKFATAASRLQVLLRELPGQENQLQQWRQELTELETSQTPSEWQQIQVTIKSQEQQLQQKDTELREAEQKLKNLENQQQRSHEKIQEAEQRILEYQIQQTTCREAINNVAVQIAAIDAEINQTKQNLTQIEAKLGSEKQKRDTTEQELRSHLLRQQQLEWELQKLQETQITRREELLTVQTQLQTLAADLPNPLPEVPDQVDLEELVKELRSLTKRLQAMEPVNMLALEEYERTQNRLQELTQKLQTLEAERTELLLRIENFTTLRQRAFKEAFDAVNENFQSIFATLSDGDGYLQLENNEDPFNSGLNLVAHPKGKPVQRLASMSGGEKSLTALSFIFSLQRYRPSPFYAFDEVDMFLDGANVERLAKMIKQQAQQAQFIVVSLRRPMIESAERTIGVTQARGAYTQVLGIKLRTDNTSA; encoded by the coding sequence ATGGTCCACATCAAGCGTGTGGAACTCACCAATTTTAAATCTTTTGGCGGTACTACTCAGGTTCCTCTACTTCCTGGGTGTACTGTTATATCTGGGCCGAATGGTTCGGGTAAATCGAATATCTTAGACGCCCTGTTGTTTTGTCTGGGATTGGCTAGTTCTAAGGGGATGCGCGCCGAACGTTTACCGGATTTGGTGAATAATACGCAGACGGCGAAAGGACGTTCTACGGTTGAAGCTAGTGTGACGGTGACGTTTGATATTGGGGATGTTTCAGTCCCAGATGCACAATCTCTTCTAGAATGGAGTGTTACCAGAAGATTAAGGGTGACGCACCAGGGGACTTATACGTCAAATTACTATATCAACGGTGAATCTTGTACGCTCACGGAGTTACATGAGCAGTTGGAAGAATTGCGGATTTACCCTGAAGGATATAACGTGGTGCTGCAGGGAGATGTAACTAGCATCATCTCGATGAATGCGCGGGAACGACGAGAAATTATTGATGAATTGGCTGGGGTAGCAGCGTTTGACCGCAAAATTAATCAAGCTAAGGGAACTCTCGATGAGGTGAAAGAGCGGGAGGATAGCTGTCGGATTATTGAGACTGAATTAACTGTACAACGCGATCGCCTAGCGCAAGACAAAGCCAAAGCCGAAAAGTATCAAAAACTCCGCACGGAATTTCTCGCTAAACAATCTTGGGAAGCGGTGTTATCTTGGCGTTCTTTACAAGCACAACAGGAGAAATTAGTCAATCAAATTCAAGGGGGCGATCGCTCTTTTGCTGATTTCACCACAGAATTGAGGACTTTGAATGGTGATATTGAGCAAAAAACTCTGATTTTGGCTCAATTGAATGCTCATGTCAAAGCTTTGGGTGAAGAGGAATTGTTGGCTTTACAGTCAACTCTGGCTACTCAAGAAGCCGAACGTAAGCAGTTGTTACGACAACAAACGGAGTTAGAAACTGCAAATCAGGAAGCGGGAAAGCGGGTTTTGCAGTCTCAGCAGGAAGTTCAACAACAACAAAATGCTTTAACAGAAATTGCTCAAACTCAGGTGGAACAGACGCCACATATCGCCTCTTTACAACAACAACGAGATGAGGCGCGACAAGCTTTAGCGAGTTCGCGGGAAGCAGCAGCAGCGATCGCTTCAGCTTCCGAAGCTTGGGTACAACAACAAACAACTTTGAATCGACAAATTGAGTCTTTGCTGCAAACTCTAGAACCGCAACGCACCGAACAGGCACAGTTGAATGAACGTCATGACCAACTACAAGAACAAATTCAAGAGCAGTCCCAACTAATTCTAAGTTTAGAACCGCAGTTGTTAGAAAAGCAAGCTGAGTGTAGTCGTCTGGAAACAGAATTTAACACAGCCAGCGAACCTATTGCAAATTTAGCCCAAAGCCTTGCGGCGACGGAACAAGAACTGCAAATCCAACAAGAAACCCAAAAGCGGTTATTGCAAGAGCAGCGGGAAAAACAACGGCAGTTAGATAAATTGGAAGCACAAGCGCAAGCACAGCAAGAAGTCCAGGGAACCCAAGCTAGTAAGGTGATTTTACAATCGGGAATGCCTGGACTTTGTGGTTTAGTTGTGCAGTTGGGTAAAGTAGAACCCAGCTATCAATTAGCTTTGGAAATTGCCGCCGGCGGGCGTTTGGGTCATATTGTAGTGGAAGATGATAGTGTCGCTGCGGCCGGAATTGAACTCCTCAAACAAAAGCGGGCGGGAAGAGCAACTTTTTTACCATTAAATAAGGTTCATGCACCAAAGTTTGTCCAAGATGCGACGCTGCGTTACGCTAGCGGTTTCATTAATTATGCAGTGAATTTAGTGGAGTGCGATCGCCGTTATCAAGATGTATTTAGTTATGTTTTTGGAAATACGGTGGTGTTTGCTTCTTTGGAACACGCGCGGAAAAATTTAGGTTTGTACCGCATCGTCACCTTAAATGGGGAATTGTTAGAGACGAGCGGCGCCATGACTGGGGGAAGTAATACCCAGCGTTCCGCGTTGCGGTTTGGCAATGTAGAAGCGACGGAATCAGAAGAAGTCGCTAATTTACGCAGTCGCTTAGTGGATATTGAACGAGTTTTAGAACGGTGTAATGAAGCGATCGCTAGTTTATCACTTAGCAGCAAACAGTTAACCCAACAGGTGACAGAAGCTCGTCAAGGGCGACGAGAACAGCAATTACAATTAGAACAGTTGCAAAAGGAAATCAAAACTTTAACCTCGCAACTAGCCGCAAGTCGCTCTCATCTCGCCCAAAATCAAGAAAAATTCGCCACCGCAGCCTCTCGATTACAAGTGTTACTGCGGGAATTACCGGGACAAGAAAATCAATTGCAACAATGGCGACAAGAGTTAACAGAGTTAGAAACCTCGCAAACTCCTAGTGAATGGCAACAAATCCAAGTAACTATTAAAAGCCAAGAGCAACAATTACAACAAAAAGACACAGAATTAAGGGAAGCAGAACAAAAATTAAAAAATCTGGAAAATCAACAACAGCGATCGCATGAAAAAATCCAGGAAGCCGAGCAGCGGATCTTAGAATACCAAATCCAACAAACCACATGTAGAGAGGCGATCAATAACGTCGCGGTACAAATCGCCGCGATAGATGCAGAAATTAACCAAACTAAACAGAATTTAACCCAAATAGAAGCAAAATTAGGCAGCGAAAAGCAAAAACGCGACACCACAGAACAAGAACTGCGATCGCATCTCCTGCGTCAACAACAATTAGAATGGGAACTGCAAAAACTCCAAGAAACGCAAATCACCAGGAGAGAAGAACTACTAACAGTCCAAACCCAACTACAAACCCTAGCCGCAGACTTACCGAACCCGCTCCCAGAAGTCCCAGATCAAGTAGACTTAGAAGAATTGGTCAAAGAATTGCGATCGCTCACCAAGCGTCTGCAAGCAATGGAACCAGTAAATATGCTGGCCTTAGAAGAATACGAACGCACCCAAAACCGCCTCCAAGAACTAACCCAAAAACTGCAAACCCTGGAAGCAGAAAGAACTGAACTCCTGCTACGGATTGAAAACTTTACTACCCTACGACAACGCGCCTTTAAAGAAGCCTTCGACGCCGTTAACGAAAACTTCCAATCAATTTTTGCCACTCTCTCCGACGGTGACGGTTATTTGCAACTCGAAAACAACGAAGATCCCTTCAACAGCGGCTTAAATTTAGTCGCCCACCCCAAAGGTAAACCCGTACAGCGCCTCGCTTCCATGTCAGGAGGCGAAAAATCCCTGACCGCTCTCAGTTTCATCTTTTCTCTACAACGCTATCGCCCATCGCCATTCTACGCCTTTGACGAAGTGGACATGTTTTTAGACGGCGCCAACGTCGAACGATTAGCTAAAATGATTAAACAACAAGCACAACAAGCACAATTTATAGTTGTGAGTTTGCGTCGTCCGATGATAGAATCAGCCGAACGCACAATTGGCGTTACTCAAGCACGGGGAGCTTACACCCAAGTTTTGGGAATTAAGTTGCGAACCGACAATACATCTGCTTGA